TGGAAAGCCAAGAACCTTCAGTGGCCTGCCCGAGTCCTATGGGGACAAGACCACCTGTACCACCTTGGAAGTTATGCTGAAGGAAGCCTGTCTTCCCCTACGCCTGGCCCTCACCTACACGGTCTTTGAGGACAGCAACGTCATCACAAGGCGTGCCACCCTGTACAATGACAGCAACGAGGAAATTACGATCAAGAATCTTGCATCAGCACAGCTTGATCTTGATACCGATGACTGGAAGCTGGTTACCTTTGACGGGGCATGGTCCAGGGAGCGGTATATGCATGAACGCCCACTTGCCCCTGGTATCATGATCAACGACAGCAAGAGTGGCGTCAGCAGCGCTGATCACAACCCCTGCATATTCCTTACCAAGGAGAACGGGGAGACCATCGGAATGAACCTCATCTACAGCTCCAACCATCGGGAGCTCGTGGAAACGTCCTCCTACGGAAAGGTCAGGGTACTGACAGGGATTAATCCAGCAACCTTCAGTTGGAACCTTGCTCCGCAAGATCGCTTCCAAACCCCTGAGGCGGTAATGACCTACTCCCCTGATGCACTAAACGGAGCAAGCCAGAACTTCCACCACTTCATCAACAACCACATCATCCGTGGTCCCTGGAAGTTCCGAGAACGACCGGTTTTGATCAACAATTGGGAAGCGACCTACTTCAAATTCACAGAAGATAAACTTATCAATCTGGCAAAGGAGAGTGCCAACCTCGGTATTGAACTGTTCGTCCTCGATGATGGCTGGTTCGGCTTACGTAATGATGACACCACCAGTCTTGGGGACTGGACCGTGAATCCCAAGAAACTCCCTTCAGGGTTGGAAAACCTCTCTCTTGAAGTACACAGGCTTGGTATGATGTTCGGTCTCTGGGTGGAGCCAGAGATGGTAAGTATTGAGAGTCAGCTGTACAAGAAACACCTCGACTGGATGATTGCCATACCTGGAAGGCGTCCAAGCGTGGGACGTAACCAGTATATTCTCGACCTGAGTCGACCTGATGTACGGGATTACCTCTTCAAGCAACTCTCAGATGTTTGGCATTTTGCAAATGTGAACTACATCAAGTGGGACATGAACCGTGTATTCAGTGACCTCTATAGCGCAAACAGAGAAATGAAGGACCATGGTGAATTCTTCCACCGCTATATCCTGGGGCTCTATGAGCTGCTGGAGAAGCTTACTGCAGCTTTCCCCAATGTACTCTTTGAATCATGCGCAAGCGGTGGCAACCGCTTTGACCTGGGGATGCTCTGTTACATGCCCCAAACCTGGACCAGTGACAATACTGATGTACTCAGCCGTCTGTATATCCAGGAAGGCACCAGCTGCGGCTACCCGCTCTCAACCATGGGCAGCCATGTGAGTGACTCTCCCAATCACCAGACCCTGAGAAGATCGGACCTTGAGTCCCGATTCAATGTTGCAGCTTTCGGTGTTCTTGGGTATGAGTTGGATGTCACCAAACTCAAAGGGCAACAGAAAGATGCCATCAAGGCACAGATTGCCTTCTACAAGGCACACCGTGCCCTGTTGCAGTACGGAACCTTTACTAGGGTGAAACTGGCAAACAGTATATCGAACCAGGTAATCTGGGCAGTGGCAAGCCAGGATAAGAGTGAGCTCCTGGTGCTCTTTGCACAGAAACTCAATCCTGCAAATCCAGGTTCCGACAAGCTACGTGTGGAGGCTGTCGATCTGAATGCGGTCTATGAGGTATTCCCTCGCCAACAGCGTATCGACATCAAGATGTTCGGGAATTTGCTCAACCGGGTCAGTCCTCTCCCCATAACCGAGGGAGGCATTGCACAGGACACCATCAGTAAGGCTGTCTCCCTGGATAGTGAGGTTGAACACTACCGAGTTACCGGAGAGCAGGTTGCCTGGGCAGGTATTAAGCTGAACCAGCAGTTCGGTGGAACCGGATATGATGCCATGACCAGGGTCTTGGGTGACTTCGGTTCAAGAATCTATATCTTCAAGAAGATAAAGTAGAACGCTTCCTACAACACGATTCTTTACGTTTACAACCCCTTGCCCGATAACCTGACTTGTCGTTATGATGGACAGAATGGAACAGACTGTCATATACCTTGAACCAGGGAGTGCTTCCCTGGCTACCAATCAGGGCTATCTTGCAATGTGCAAGCACATACGACGTGAAGTTTTCGTCAGAGGACAAGGCGTAAGCGAGGCCATCGACTTCGACGGGAAAGATCCCGACTGTGGTCATCTCCTGCTGCTCATCGGTGATGAAGCAGTAGGGACTGTACGTATCCGAGTGACAGAAAAAGGGACCAAGCTGGAACGCATTGCTGTGCTCTCCACCTATCGTGGATTGCATTATGGAGAGCTCTTGGTGCGTTGTGCCTTGAGCGTTGCCCATGGGCCAGTCTATATCCATGCCCAGATTCAGAGTGAGGGATTTTATCAGAAGCTTGGCTTTGTTGCAGAAGATCAGAGTATCTTCTATGAAGCAAACATCCCGCACCGAACCATGATCTGGCCCCACGAAGAAGGAGTTGCACCTTGCCCTATCACAATACCATCGTAATTGCAGGAGCCGGCGTGTTTGGCACCGCCATGGCTGAACGGCTCTCTTGGAATACCAACAATACCGTCATCCTCTGGTCCATTGAAAAGGACGTCGTAGAGGATATCAATAAAAACCATCGGAATACCAAGTACTTCCCTACCCACTTCCTGAACACCAGTATCAGGGCAACGAGTGACAAGCAGATTTTCCGCAGTGCTGACTGCATACTTCTTGTCATCCCCTCAAAGGTCATCGTCTCTTTCACCGAGGAGATTAAGGCATATACGAAGGAAGATTGTCTTGTAATAAACCTGGCAAAGGGTATGAGTGATGATGGGGCATTTATCACTGAACAGATTCCCTTTCCCAGAACAGCAAGCATGAAGGGACCAACCTTCGCAATTGAAGTTCTGCATGGACTACCCTCTTCCTTTACCTTTGGGGGCAAGAGAGAGGACTATGACCGTTTCAAGAGAGAAGTACTCAAGGACACCGGTCTCTACCTGGACTACACTGAAGATATCCGCTCAGTCGAGCTCATGAGTATCCTGAAGAACATGTATGCCATTGCAATCGGACTGGTCAGTGGGCGGTTCAACTCACCGAATGTGGACTTTCTCATCTATACGAAGGCAGTTGGAGAAATGCGTCGTTTTCTCAGCCTTTTCGGCTGCAGCACTGAGACCATCTTCTGCTACTGCGGTCTTGGAGACCTGGGACTGACCAGTCTCAATGACCTCTCCAGGAACAGGACGCTCGGCCTCTTGATGGGAAAGGGGTTCTCCATCGACAACAGTGGGAGCTCTGCCACGGTCATAGAAGGAAGCAGGACTGTCAAGCTGATGGGAGAACTCACCCGCGACAGACACGTGGAAGAAGAGTTCCCCCTAGTACAAGCACTGTATCGGATGATGTATGAACATGAGAATCTCAACGACTATATGAGAGCGGTGTTTAACTAATCCCCCAGAAAACACTCAGAGTCAATCTGTACATATAAGAGAATCGTTTCTAAGATTGACTCAATAAGCATACATTTTCTCAAAAACTTATGTCATATTTGCCTATTGAAATATTGACAACGCGATAGTTTCATTCAAAAAATAACATAAGGGCATGTTAAGTGATGACATACTCCAGTTATTTTGGGTGTGAAAACGATTCATGAATCATGTAATGCTACTTGCTTTTGTCTCTATCCCCTTATGAGTACTACCAGTACTGCTGCCAAGCATCCTTGTACCGGTAGGTACGGTTGCTGTAGGTAAAACCATCTTTTCTTAGTAGGGGGAGAGAGATATGAATCGTAAGGCGCTGTTTGTTAGTATATTGATTCTTGTTCTGTTAGCTGGTTTGGTTGCACCACTCGGTGCAAAAGTGCGACGATCAAGTAGCAGGATTCTTTCCATCCCTGATAATATTGTCACAACGAGAAAAGCCAAATTCAAGTTGGGGGATATTCTTACGAATGAGATGGTTTCAATGACCATCGAAAATGACCCAAAGCCAGCATATTTGCTACTTGTCCTGGAATTAGAAATAGACAGTGATTCCATTATTGGGGAGAGTACGGCAAGAGCAGAAATCGTCAAGCACTTTGCAGGAAATGAAACGCTTACCTTCACAAACACCGATATTCTTAAATATACCAGCAATGTGAAACGAGGTTCGGTTTCCCAATCCCTGAAGGATACCTTCGGTGTCTCAGGCATGGATTCCTTGACTGAAACTTTCTTTACAGGAGGAAAGCAGGAAGTTCCTGAAGGAATATACAAGCTCTCACTCCTTGCATATGAAATTGATAATGAGAATGCAACTTCCGGGAGTCCGTTGATTGAGAAACAATCGCTCACATTCAAGGTAGTAAACATTGACCCAATTGAAATACTTCAGACTCCTACAGTAAGTGAACCAATACTGAAGTTTCGTGTTCCTCAGATTCCATACTACAGCGAAATGAGCATCTCAAATAATTCTACGACACATGTGACGATAACCGGACCTGGAATGAATACCCCATTAAGGAAAGACCATAGAAAAGTAACAGCTCCAAGCATTAATGCTTTGAAAGGTTATCCTTCTGATCTTCAAGACGGGATTGTTACCTATGATCTGTCTACCGTATTGTTTAGAGCAGGTGGAGAGTATTCTTTCGATATCATATTCAAAGATGACTCAAACTTTGAGATTGATACAAAGACAGTAGTTGTAAAATTCCCTACACCCAAATTCAATGCAACAGTAGATGTCTCTCAACCTCTTCTTCCCCTATTCCGCTGGAGTTTCAATGATGATTATGCCCTATGGGCAAGTGAGTACCATGTTTATCTCAATGAAGTCAGATCGGGAATATCCTCAACCAACAGCTATACACCAAAAAATCTTCTCTGGCCAAGCACGACCTACAAATGGTATGTCATGCCAATCAATAGAGACGGAACCCCGTTCTTCTCAGCTGATGCTGTTACAAGACAATCATTTAAAACAAAAGACCACACAGAGCTAACAATCTCAGTTGATAACCCTCCAACCAACGCTACGCTGCTAACCGATTTGACATATTCTTTCAGTGCCAATGCGGTATTCAGTGATGGAGCAGAACTCAAACATGCTTCCTGGAAAATTGGAGCTGATATCCTTCAAGGAACCACTAGCTCTTACACACCAACCAAGCAATATACAAATAACAGCTTGCTTGCCTATTTTTCAGTTACCGATACCCTGAACATGACCAAGAACTCAGAAAATATCTACCTCACGGTATACCAACCTCAACTTGCAATCCAAGGAGAACCTGTAAGGGATGCAAAGAAAAAAGCAACCGTGATGTTCACTCTCGACCCTAAGAAAAGCAGACATTATCAGTCGGTATCATGGTACCTTGACGATAAACAAATTGGCACAGGATCAACCGTAGCTTACAACTGTGATACCAGCGGGGTATTCTCCGTAGTCGCAAAGGGAGAAAGCACCCCCGATTATCTAGGAAACACAAAACAGTTGGAGTCCGCACCTCAACAGATTACAGTAATTGGAACTGAACCAATTGTATCACTGCTCAATGTTGAAGACTCCATCCAGATGCTCCTGGGATCAACGCTAGACATCTATTCAGCAGTCCAGAATGACAATCAAATCAAGTCTATACAATGGAGCTATACTGGCCCAGAATCAGGAAACTTAGGTTCAACGCTTACACAAGCCACCTTCTCTCCTTCAAAGACAGGGGAATATACCATCACACAGACAGTCACCGACATCTATAATGAAGCAGGGACCGCATCAGCTCGCATATTGGTCATTGATCCAGAAGTACGTATTACCAATATTGATGCAGGAAAGAATTTCCCATTGGATTCAACTCATGCAATCTCCTATTCAGCTACAAATGCAAAAGAGATCCAGTTTTTCGTTGACGGCAAGGAACTGCTCTCAGATCGGTTAATTTTCGAAAACCTTGGTCTTGGTAATCATACTGTCTTTGCCAGAGCAATTTATGCGGTTGTTGATAAAACAGGAAATCAGGTTCTTCATACAAAAGATACCGAACCTATCCAGTTCCTCGTCCGCGATATAAGACCCCCAGAAATCCAATTACGCTTCCCAGCATATAACACCCGCCTCATGAGAGGAGTTACCTATACGCTCGAAGCTGATGTATCAAGCACATCTCCTATTACTGAAAGTTATTGGGAATTGAATGGAACCAGGCTTGCCTCCAACACTTTTGCGGTTACAAAGGACATGCCTTCAATTTTAACCATTAGATACACAGCAAAGAACCAAGATAACATGGAAAAGACAGTATCAACATGGGCACGTAAAATTGATCCTACTGTCTTTATCAACCCTCCAGAAACTTCAGATATTCCTTCCTCTGGATATATCCCCGTCGTTGCAAGTACTACAGAAAATGCGAGCCTATTCTGGATTATCGATGGAGAAAAACTCAATTATTGGAACAAGAACATCCCCCAAGTTGGAGAACACACCATACAGGCAGGATGGAGTATAGGTGCAGCAGATGAGAACGGCAACTACAAGGTATATGAAGGTGTATCTGAAGAAGTGAAGGTAACCATCTACAGTGACGAGCCACCCAAGATTACTTCATATGCCCCAACAGAAGAAGTGGTACGGCAGACGATACATACCCCAGTACAATTTTCTCTTACCACCTCTGACGGTTATGAAATGAAAGCTACTAAATGGAATATATATGACCAGAAGGGAATATTCATTCGCCAGATTGCGGGAGAGACATTACAACTACAGAATTATGGAAAAGGTGTGTATACGGTCCAGGCAATTATTTCCGATACCTACGATAGAACCGACAGCCATGAATGGACTGTAAGTCTTTTTGATCCACAGGTATCAATAACTTTCCCGAAGGATGGAGAAGAGGTTTCGCTCAAACAAATAGAGCAACCTATCATCCAACAACAAGATATCAAATCATATGCTTTGACTTTAAACGGGGAGGCAATTCCCAATACGTTCAATTGGGTTGCCTTGGAAAGCGGCGAATATTCTTTATCAATCGAAGGACTTTATAACGTAAGCGATAAGACCGAACTGCAAAGAACACCACCCCATACCATCT
This sequence is a window from uncultured Sphaerochaeta sp.. Protein-coding genes within it:
- a CDS encoding GNAT family N-acetyltransferase, which gives rise to MEQTVIYLEPGSASLATNQGYLAMCKHIRREVFVRGQGVSEAIDFDGKDPDCGHLLLLIGDEAVGTVRIRVTEKGTKLERIAVLSTYRGLHYGELLVRCALSVAHGPVYIHAQIQSEGFYQKLGFVAEDQSIFYEANIPHRTMIWPHEEGVAPCPITIPS
- a CDS encoding alpha-galactosidase, whose protein sequence is MISKKDRLFNLSTKKTTYLFAITETGHLEHLYYGRYLSKDTISIDALAEKRSISIGTGTAYDSDHPTLFFNNLCMEYSTMGKGDYRESSIDISYSRGMQTLDFIVKSYRILPGKPRTFSGLPESYGDKTTCTTLEVMLKEACLPLRLALTYTVFEDSNVITRRATLYNDSNEEITIKNLASAQLDLDTDDWKLVTFDGAWSRERYMHERPLAPGIMINDSKSGVSSADHNPCIFLTKENGETIGMNLIYSSNHRELVETSSYGKVRVLTGINPATFSWNLAPQDRFQTPEAVMTYSPDALNGASQNFHHFINNHIIRGPWKFRERPVLINNWEATYFKFTEDKLINLAKESANLGIELFVLDDGWFGLRNDDTTSLGDWTVNPKKLPSGLENLSLEVHRLGMMFGLWVEPEMVSIESQLYKKHLDWMIAIPGRRPSVGRNQYILDLSRPDVRDYLFKQLSDVWHFANVNYIKWDMNRVFSDLYSANREMKDHGEFFHRYILGLYELLEKLTAAFPNVLFESCASGGNRFDLGMLCYMPQTWTSDNTDVLSRLYIQEGTSCGYPLSTMGSHVSDSPNHQTLRRSDLESRFNVAAFGVLGYELDVTKLKGQQKDAIKAQIAFYKAHRALLQYGTFTRVKLANSISNQVIWAVASQDKSELLVLFAQKLNPANPGSDKLRVEAVDLNAVYEVFPRQQRIDIKMFGNLLNRVSPLPITEGGIAQDTISKAVSLDSEVEHYRVTGEQVAWAGIKLNQQFGGTGYDAMTRVLGDFGSRIYIFKKIK
- a CDS encoding NAD(P)H-dependent glycerol-3-phosphate dehydrogenase, translated to MPYHNTIVIAGAGVFGTAMAERLSWNTNNTVILWSIEKDVVEDINKNHRNTKYFPTHFLNTSIRATSDKQIFRSADCILLVIPSKVIVSFTEEIKAYTKEDCLVINLAKGMSDDGAFITEQIPFPRTASMKGPTFAIEVLHGLPSSFTFGGKREDYDRFKREVLKDTGLYLDYTEDIRSVELMSILKNMYAIAIGLVSGRFNSPNVDFLIYTKAVGEMRRFLSLFGCSTETIFCYCGLGDLGLTSLNDLSRNRTLGLLMGKGFSIDNSGSSATVIEGSRTVKLMGELTRDRHVEEEFPLVQALYRMMYEHENLNDYMRAVFN